From Drosophila yakuba strain Tai18E2 chromosome 2L, Prin_Dyak_Tai18E2_2.1, whole genome shotgun sequence, one genomic window encodes:
- the LOC6526409 gene encoding nose resistant to fluoxetine protein 6 codes for MVFRQLSSASSSLLIPAKMILLWIWIMAAGVPTVQAYSSKDLLTWMQSSNFGYQVLQQALNDNQSSSASEASCLAEVRLLLQGAEAKSLPALRVFDAWGKFPQGLLYGHFMDMGNYESCLSLDLSQSLGNGMTINAAAKYCLSRMQFESLLMEAAGSDALTLSIGTCIPSSCSAAQLSRWITGHLKDMFGQNSTGATVVQEKDCSLAHRDPMNGLDWFAVSILILLCAVVLLATILDYSEVSNKLLGSFSLRKNLPQLLKTSSTPSPRVIPCLNGIRCLTIIWIILGHGYMYLLLAPNINAYDIVAWAQTPFSMVLQSGTMSVDTFFLLSGLLLVLTALREMDRTKGHLHVPLMYLHRLVRLTPVLALAVLIFMTLFPRLDSGPLWNQFTSSTELCSDTWWATLLYVQNYAAPGRMCLGHSWYLAVDMQLYIISPLLLIALYKWGKKAIAGIVLLILLLSGCVFSIVMLRGLKVFDRYGNLGGDSTEMRLIYYTTHARATPWLIGLLFGYFLHHQKARKSRLPKWLALLLWILSLSMLATVIFAVYPYTQSGAGEISALAGAFYLCCSRIAWPLALCWIIWACQNGLAPIVNEFLSWSFWQPLSKLSYCLYIWHLVVETVHIARIKTSLHFSDYDAILRFWSDFGITLFVSLFMHLFVEVPLGRLEMELLKRRQKKVENAESPKVDPSTEPTEVVPATSISRQNLVEP; via the exons ATGGTATTCAGGCAACTAAGCAGCGCGAGCTCATCGCTCCTCATCCCAGCCAAGATGATCCTGCTCTGGATCTGGATCATGGCGGCGGGCGTACCCACTGTCCAGGCGTACAGCTCCAAGGACCTGCTGACTTGGATGCAGTCCAGCAACTTTGGCTACCAGGTGCTCCAGCAGGCCTTGAATGACAACCAATCCTCGTCTGCTTCTGAGGCGTCTTGCCTGGCGGAGGTTCGCCTGCTCCTCCAGGGAGCAGAGGCCAAATCCTTGCCTGCTCTTCGAG TCTTCGATGCCTGGGGAAAGTTTCCGCAAGGACTGCTCTACGGACACTTCATGGACATGGGCAACTACGAGTCCTGCCTCAGCTTGGATCTCAGCCAGAGTCTGGGCAACGGCATGACCATCAATGCCGCAGCCAAGTATTGCCTGAGCCGTATGCAGTTCGAGAGTTTGCTCATGGAAGCCGCCGGCTCAGATGCCCTCACCTTGAGCATAGGCACCTGCATACCCTCGTCCTGCAGTGCCGCCCAACTGAGTCGATGGATAACTGGTCATCTGAAGGATATGTTTGGGCAGAACTCGACGGGCGCTACGGTGGTGCAGGAAAAGGACTGCAGCTTGGCGCACAGAGATCCCATGAATGGACTTGACTGGTTTGCCGT GTCAATTCTCATCTTACTGTGCGCTGTCGTTTTGCTGGCTACAATTTTGGACTACAGCGAAG TTTCCAACAAGCTGCTGGGTTCCTTTTCCCTCCGCAAAAATTTACCCCAGTTGCTAAAGACCTCAAGCACACCATCGCCGCGAGTGATACCCTGTCTGAATGGCATTCGTTGCTTGACCATCATCTGGATCATACTGGGCCACGGCTACATGTACCTCCTGCTGGCGCCCAACATCAATGCCTACGACATCGTGGCCTGGGCCCAGACGCCCTTCTCCATGGTCCTGCAGAGCGGCACTATGTCCGTGGACACCTTCTTCCTGCTCAGTGGACTGCTCCTGGTTCTGACCGCCCTGCGGGAGATGGATCG CACCAAGGGGCATCTCCATGTGCCTCTGATGTATCTGCACCGTCTGGTGCGCCTGACTCCCGTCCTGGCCCTGGCCGTGCTCATCTTTATGACTCTTTTCCCCCGACTGGACAGTGGTCCGCTGTGGAATCAGTTCACCAGCTCCACGGAGCTCTGCAGCGATACCTGGTGGGCCACTCTGCTCTACGTCCAAAACTATGCAGCTCCTGGCAGGATG TGCTTGGGTCACTCGTGGTATCTGGCTGTGGACATGCAACTGTATATTATATCACCGCTTCTTCTGATCGCTCTCTACAAGTGGGGAAAAAAGGCTATCGCGGGAATTGTTCTTCTGATCCTTCTGCTGTCCGGCTGCGTCTTCAGTATAGTTATGCTGCGGGGACTGAAAGTGTTTGATCGATATGG AAACCTTGGTGGCGACAGCACCGAGATGCGCCTCATCTACTACACCACCCATGCCAGAGCCACTCCCTGGTTGATAGGACTGCTTTTTGGCTACTTTCTGCACCACCAAAAAGCACGCAAGAGCCGCCTGCCGAAGTGGTTGGCTTTGCTGCTGTGGATTCTGAGTCTGTCCATGCTGGCTACTGTAATCTTCGCCGTATATCCTTATACCCAGAGTGGAGCAGGCGAGATTTCCGCTCTGGCTGGAGCCTTCTATCTGTGTTGCAGTCGGATTGCGTGGCCTTTGGCCTTGTGCTGGATCATCTGGGCCTGCCAGAATGGACTGGCACCCATTGTGAATGAGTTCCTGAGCTGGTCCTTCTGGCAACCACTTTCCAAGTTATCCTACTGCCTCTATATATGGCACCTGGTGGTGGAAACGGTTCATATAGCGCGAATCAAGACGAGTCTGCACTTTTCAGACTACGACGCT ATTCTCCGCTTCTGGTCGGACTTTGGCATTACCTTGTTCGTATCCTTGTTTATGCACCTTTTTGTGGAGGTGCCATTGGGACGCCTTGAGATGGAGCTGCTAAAAAGGCGCCAGAAGAAGGTGGAAAATGCAGAGAGTCCCAAGGTAGACCCCTCCACTGAACCTACTGAAGTAGTTCCAGCCACTAGCATTTCCCGCCAGAACTTGGTGGAACCCTAA
- the LOC6526407 gene encoding uncharacterized protein LOC6526407 yields MDKLRGNNAAGENPFKRPMNALQKQWYRVLLARRVGFGQRPPPDEREPTYADICRKRYAASFRRYNECFRREMAKHEEMQRCAIDAMRVHRTFAITTLWLPLHSKREINSTLETLEKVLTAKERRRLQEILKQNESWHSHR; encoded by the exons ATGGATAAACTGCGAGGCAACAATGCGGCTGGCGAGAATCCCTTCAAGCGGCCGATGAATGCGCTCCAGAAGCAGTGGTACCGAGTTTTGCTGGCCCGCCGTGTGGGATTCGGGCAGCGTCCTCCGCCCGATGAAAGGGAGCCAACGTA CGCGGACATTTGTCGCAAGCGCTATGCGGCATCGTTCCGGCGATACAACGAGTGTTTCCGCCGGGAAATGGCCAAACATGAGGAGATGCAGCGATGCGCCATCGACGCCATGAGGGTTCACAG GACCTTTGCCATCACCACACTTTGGCTGCCTTTGCACTCGAAGCGGGAAATCAACTCAACGCTGGAAACCCTCGAAAAG GTGCTCACCGCCAAGGAAAGACGACGCCTGCAGGAGATTCTCAAGCAGAACGAGTCCTGGCACTCGCATCGCTAA